One genomic region from Vitis riparia cultivar Riparia Gloire de Montpellier isolate 1030 chromosome 17, EGFV_Vit.rip_1.0, whole genome shotgun sequence encodes:
- the LOC117905107 gene encoding E3 ubiquitin-protein ligase SINA-like 7 codes for MAKLRFSEDDCDDALPVKVVLARERRIAYRFRIGGAGQPGMSSDEEHDSSCSSEGSDDDADDSADENVEIVDDEHGQEIVEPVRDPGQGTSSGSEANRDASVSVILTDPEVLDCSICLEPLSVPVFQCENGHTACSSCCTKLSNRCPSCSWPIGYNRCRAIEKVLESVKVSCQNTAYGCKETVSYSKKHDHEVTCNYVPCSCPHSNCNFRGSSKQLAQHFRSKHLNSVIRFQYNSFFPVHLEFNAVDKFCILEAKEGALFIVSSSIQQLGHAVTVCRIGPRSSRGHAFNLAAWKGDRSIMLQSFTENIREVIELPSLSMGFLLIPSAFLGSSGQLKLELCIRGNNARPAKKIKLK; via the exons ATGGCGAAGTTAAGGTTTTCAGAAGACGATTGCGACGATGCTTTGCCAGTGAAGGTGGTGCTCGCAAGAGAACGGAGAATAGCCTACAGATTTAGAATTGGAGGTGCAGGGCAACCGGGGATGTCCTCTGACGAAGAACATGACAGCTCCTGCTCATCTGAAGGGTCGGATGATGATGCGGATGATTCCGCGGACGAGAATGTGGAAATTGTTGATGATGAACATGGACAAGAAATCGTGGAGCCAGTGCGAGACCCAGGTCAGGGAACAAGTTCGGGAAGCGAGGCTAATAGAGATGCTTCGGTTTCTGTGATCCTGACTGACCCGGAAGTGCTTGATTGCTCCATTTGCCTTGAACCCTTGAGCGTTCCCGTATTTCAG TGTGAGAATGGGCATACAGCATGCTCTTCCTGCTGCACCAAACTCAGCAACAGATGCCCGTCCTGCTCCTGGCCTATTGGCTATAACCGTTGCCGGGCTATTGAAAAGGTTCTTGAATCAGTCAAAGTATCATGCCAAAACACAGCATATGGCTGCAAAGAAACAGTGAGTTACAGTAAGAAACATGACCACGAGGTGACATGCAACTACGTACCATGTTCATGCCCTCATTCCAACTGCAACTTCCGGGGATCATCCAAACAGCTAGCTCAACACTTCAGAAGTAAACATCTGAATTCAGTGATACGCTTCCAGTACAACAGCTTCTTCCCTGTTCATTTGGAATTTAATGCAGTGGACAAGTTCTGCATTCTAGAAGCAAAAGAAGGTGCCCTATTCATTGTTAGTAGCTCTATTCAACAGCTTGGGCATGCAGTCACAGTTTGTCGTATTGGGCCTAGATCATCTAGAGGGCATGCATTCAATCTTGCAGCATGGAAAGGGGACAGGTCGATCATGTTACAATCATTCACGGAGAATATTAGAGAAGTTATTGAACTTCCTTCTCTTTCAATGGGATTTCTTCTAATTCCAAGCGCATTCCTGGGTTCTTCAGGACAGTTGAAGTTGGAGCTGTGTATAAGGGGGAACAATGCACGTcctgcaaaaaaaataaagctgAAGTAG